One stretch of bacterium DNA includes these proteins:
- a CDS encoding cold shock domain-containing protein, translated as MAGQLDRIEGMLRALCAHLGVRELEQHAGAPAEAVPAENGARYAGVVSRFEHGWGFIECDAMNRNYFVHYSDIEGTGLRSLDPGDVVSFEIGPGRDGRPKAVRVRREAGQPSGRSNRIEAIPRPALRGNGDRRGLPQVEDEEEEEPAHAESAGDD; from the coding sequence ATGGCGGGACAGCTTGACCGAATCGAAGGGATGCTGCGCGCGCTCTGCGCGCATCTCGGAGTCCGCGAACTCGAACAACACGCCGGCGCGCCCGCCGAGGCGGTGCCGGCCGAGAACGGCGCCCGGTATGCGGGCGTGGTCTCGCGCTTCGAACACGGCTGGGGATTCATCGAATGTGACGCGATGAACCGCAACTACTTCGTGCACTACAGCGATATCGAGGGGACCGGACTGCGCTCGCTCGATCCGGGCGATGTGGTGTCGTTCGAGATCGGGCCCGGCAGAGACGGACGGCCGAAGGCGGTGCGCGTGCGCCGCGAGGCCGGGCAGCCGTCCGGCCGTTCGAACCGGATCGAGGCGATTCCCAGGCCCGCCCTCCGCGGGAACGGCGATCGCCGCGGGCTGCCGCAGGTCGAGGACGAAGAGGAAGAAGAGCCCGCGCACGCCGAGTCCGCCGGCGACGACTGA